ATACAAGATGAATTTACGTATTTTACTTATTATAAACTTAAATTGTACCAATGAGATGTTAATGTATTGTCATGTACTCATGTGGCAAATAGTGAAGTGTTATAtttcactaggcatagtgatgagaaaaaaaactcaattattagagatttttttatttaaaaaaaaaaatcaatattgtAACTACCAAACTAATGCATGAAAGTATATATATGGTACAACCAAGAAATAAGATTCAATTGTTTTATGTAATTATAAGCATATGGATGGTATAACCATGAAATAAGATCCAATTGTTTTACGTAACTATAATTAGTCGTTATTCAAGAATAGTGATTGTTTACATAAATGgtaaagttttaatttcagtagaTGGGTTTTAGTTTAACGAAGACAACTTAATACAAATATCTGATATAAACCAttcacaataaaaataattgacaAAAGATTTATATGTTTGTGACCCATTCCTTCAgtattatatattaaaaaatagtcACATACACAGGGATGAATACAATTGAAGaaatttgataaaaatataaaaggaaTTAATATTGAATCTAAATAATAGCAATTTTGAATAGAAATATTTTACTAGATCATAATTTATGAATTAGTCGTATCTAAAAATATAATTCAAAAGTAAATGAATTATAAATAAGTGCCACAGACTTCAAATTAATAGCAAATTCTTAAATATATAAGGGATTAGCAGACTTTTGTTCCAATTAGAGTAAAAATATGATTTGATAGATGATAATATATCATACATATGCTTTAGTTTAATAATATCATgtatgctttgttttaattatctCAATTACTTTTGTATGAAACTGCTTATATGGCTGCTGTGAATtggtgggatccggtgtggctaaGGGGAATTTTGGTATTATGATCTCCATGTGATTGCATTATCATGCATTAGACCTAGGCTTGGACATAGGTCGCGATGTGACCGATGTATGATTCCAATACCGTAAACGTTATACTAATTGCATGTATATTAGAGCTAGGCTTGGATACATGATGCAGTATGACAGATGGCGATTCTGGTGCCGCATttttcatactaattgtattaTTATGAAAATGCATGTATATTATTGTAGTTAGGAGTAATTACCTCATGCTATgatcccttgccaacaagggtgaggtgttggataactcatAGTGGTAGGTTTGATGAAGCCTTTCGACATGCCACTTTCGGTACGATCTGATTGTTACTTGAGGCTAAAACTAGCTCGGTGTGGCTGATGTATAATTTTGATACCGTGGCACTAGGATGAGTTATTAGGGGTTCACTGGGTGATCAAGGGCATATTCTGGGATCGGCCTAACACGTAACCACAACTATGGTTTGTATCGCTGGGTCATCGATGTGTAATTTTTTGGACCAAGAATACTGCTTAATATGTTATAATAACATTATACCATACTTAGTCGTATGCTAGGTGgatgataataaaatgaactataTCATATACATATCATAAAATATGTGTTTGCTTAAATGAACCCCATCCCTCATTGAGATTAGTAAAGCTCACACCATATATATGTTGCATTTAGATAATGATGGTGGTATGATGATACTCCACACTTCTCCTATGGCTGAGTACGACGTTGGCTGATGGACACCAGATATCGAGAAGCATGATATGGACTGTGCATATGACAGTTGTGCCTACAATACACCATGAGCTAGAATTGATACTGCTtatcattattttatatatttttagatGTTACACTCTTGGATACATTATTGTATGTGTCTTGTATTTCACTGAAGATAAAATTGTTAAAGTATTAAATTATCACTTTTTAATCCTCCTCAATACgagaaatatatttatatatttcaaAATTATTCTTGTATGGATTGTGAGTGTAAGGTACTACATCAGAGATCTTACCAATTTTATTGGACGATGATTAACTTTTTAATCACATCATCGTCACCATAGTGAGGACGGATTAGGACTGATAATACATGTTCGACGGAGATCACATCAGAGATCTTACAAATTGtattttagaagatatttttaaGAGTTTTATGTCCAATCACTGGTTAAGACTGATAATAGATGTTCGAcagattaggatttttttacaGTCCGTTTCTATACTCATATATTTGTTATATGATGTTGATAAGTGGAGTGATTAAAACATAATGAAATTTTTGTTACTTGGGGGTTAAATGGTTACATCTTGCATAGATTATTATTTTCTGTAATAATGGACAATTTGTGATACCATCATATTTATTTATACAATATGACCCAATCACAACCATTGATTTTAAAGAGGCTCAATTATAAATATGATGGCAATGAAAACCCTAATTAGTCTCTAATGAATTAAGAATTTGAATTGAATGATGATtacaaagaggaagagaaagtcTCTTCCTATAATGATTTCATAATTGAAAGAGCTTCTTCCATCAAGAAGTTATATGTTCAGGTGATGTTTTCTTTTGAAGAATTTACCTTTGAATCTAAAGAtaattataactttttttttattgattgattAATAAATATCCTAACACATGCGATGAGAAGTTCTTGATGGTCAAATATTGATTTGACATTCCATATTCctaataattggtatcagagcaagccTAATGAATGTTAGGATTGTACCTTGGAATGGAGGAGATTGTTTTTTCCTATATATCAATCAAGTTCTATATAAAATTATGATTTACTGATAATTTTgtactgtttttttttattaaaagacACTTAACCTGCATTATGCATGGTATGgtattcaataaaaaaaaaattccttactTTTATTAATTTCAAAGTTTTATATTTCTTGCTCATAATATAATgtttaataaaaacaaaagttaTTTTTCAGAACACTATTATGAAAATGGTttgattatttaatatatatatatatatagagagagagagagagagagagagaaagaaagagagagaaaataaatagaccGAACCAAACCTCAAAGCTAATGAGACCATGACGAAAAGAAAGTTAAATTTTCTCCTATTTATAGGGCCCCCGGTGGTGGAATTGATGGCCCAGATCTGTCAAAATGAATAATCCAGATTGAGAGACGTTTGGCACTCTCGACGCACCAAAATGTCAAATGCCACATGTCAATTACCACGGCTATTTCGGAGAACCATTTAATGCTCTAACAGTTCCAGTCCCAGGGGGTTTCCAAGGAAACTATAAATTTCGAGCCTTCTCTGAGAGAGCCGACCTAAGTTTCACTGAACTCCAACATGTCGACCCTACTTGTTAGAGCTGGGGAGCTTATGATGAGCCAAATAATGACTAGCTAATATTATGTGTACATGTGGTAAGGGCTAGATCAGGTATCACAGTGCCCAACCCCACTGGTCTCCTATAGCCATGACTGACCCGTCAAGTTGCCTATGAACAAGTCTGATTTCTCAGATCACCCATGGACATGTATGATCTCCTAGATTACTCATGGATACAGCTCACCTTTCAGGTCGTCCTTTAGCATGTCCGATTTGTCAGATCGCTTATGAACATGTCTGACCCTTCAAGTCATCTATTAACATTTTTGATTTGTCACATCGTGCATCCTCATGGCCGACCCCTCCCTCATGGTCGATTCTTCAGGTCGTCCATCTTGAAGTCCGACCTGATCCTGACGATCACGGGAACTGTCCCGAAGATCAAGGATTTCCTAGTTCAACAGATCTTATCCCTTGGAGTGCAAAGAGGTAATCTCTCAATAATATTTGTCCAACTGTGGACTCTTCAAATAAGTAATCAGCTTCCTAATAGGACTCTCCCAGGAATCTCCTACCAGAAGTAAACACTTGCCAAATGTGGGACTCTCCATAACCACCACAACCATCagccattccctataaataccaagTAAATCCCCCAAAAGGAGATCACTTTCTGATTCACTGGAGATCACCAGTTGTGATTTCCTGACATAGGCATCAAAGAGTCCCTTGTCAAATCAGCCCGACTCTTCCTTGTCTGCTCTTCTGTGTGGATCTAGCGGGAAAAATCACCTGGCCTTTTTTTACCGCAACAGATATGATATGTTGTCCACTTTTGTCACTCATTGCTCAAGTTAAGTGCATCAACAAACATATAAAATGTTGGAATTCATTTTCCTAACCTAGTTAGACTCAAATGTATGTAGATTCATCCAACCTGGTTGTGCTTGGTGGTGGCACCAGTAACTTATCCAAGACCTATtttatcacaccccgttcacacagaaccgggccagtgaccggattaacaccggttaacccaaacctgccaggatcatctgatacagtatcccaccacagcacacatacaactaagaaaatgttcaacagttcagcggaagacttagtttacctgtaaatattcccattatacttgatacccaaattgtaattatATAGTTAAgtatatgtgggcccgcaggcatgatatttacacaaaaaaaatacaatttacatatcaagtacacaaaaggaatcatcaaaaagaGTCAGCTCAACTCagtattagaagtagggctcagctcggtatcaaaaggtagagctcagcttggtatcagaaggtagagctcagctcggtatcaaaacaaggctcagttcggtatcaggaggtagagctcagctcggtatcaggaggtagagcttagctcggcatcaaaattgcgatcccgcagcacagctctcgcatgagcaatccgtgtcgtgctctaattcctcggggacccaccaatcctcctcagggaactcaactgtggggcccgtcTCATGCTcatcaggttgatgacctgcaaaatcatctaaaagaggtgaacacgtgggatgaactcactagctcagtaagtgaaaatgaccacacagcagtccacacaacaaatcataaCCATTTGCACTATATGCTAtagcaattcatttttaatcacatccacctaaacgacattactaagtctttggtttagtgctactacaaccacagtgcgcgtatactccgggtacgagccttgaactccatcccgcgatacgcccatagggctgtcagagaaggcccaccgtgagtactcgaaaaaataaaacatgccaaccaccggctctcaacataaagtaaatgacagaaattaaaggtgctgactccaacaatttaaaagcagtacgattttccctcttgaatataccactggggttaccgactgtcctaatgactaaccgggcgtatgtctaaccgccatagtgactcGACAACTGTGActactgcttccccccaaatggtaacccaacaccttaacccctgttgggaagggtcgtagcacgaaaagatgataatcttaaaccgcatgctcctatgtgacaatagtacgatttcatagtgccaccgcgtcccatatcacgggccaccaatgcactcgttttcaagctgactacggcatctagtctattaatgcatcatgcacaatgatgtcaacattcatcacataagcatatcatcacttggcatttagaaaataaacacaacacccatgacataataatgtgaggatgactaatctacatagcattttcatgatgacatggctagtctaaatacaattaaatgaatgccaaacaagccttgaaacaaggccaaacgtcctctccccacttacctgtagtgtacaaggactcacgctcggtacgggtgagatccggtgcgagaaacgtaagatttggtgaaccgacggggttagtatttcaccactttgggatcaagattaacacgatccaatgataaaatcatgtttagaatcctaaaagaaggtcgcacatccgttttgggtccattcggatgtaaaaaacacgttgggagcctctcgggtgggtcggatagtccacctgtcatgacccaccagtcagatccACCGGTCCTAATcggtgggcaggtcggcccgtcggttggcccatcGATTTGGCCTgccgattgggcccgagggtcctgctaagatcggAGGGTAGGGTGGCCCACAGATTGGCCCGTTGGTTGgtcccgagggtctgccctctcaggcgggtgccctcaggcaggccatttggcccggcggtttggcccaccggtcttggcgagaaagtgccatttttctccaaacttcccccaacctttggggaatcaaatggggcttttccaaacctattcttcacacattcaagttctcataagatggttctaacctagatctaggttagatttaaggaatggaaagccatcttaccttctttgctcaagaactccttcaaaaccccaaaatcacttcaaatcaccaatgctcttgcaaccgtggaaacccttcttcaaacccttcaaaatcaacacataaatcatctattaagccttagattcatcatctcaagggggatttacaagacctcaagaaactctacctaAATCAAAGGTTGTActcgggtatggtgaaagtttaaggaacccagcctttgctcacctctgaACGTAGATCTCGAATTGGAGATCACTTTTCTGGcttcggaatgggaagatcaagccttggcgccgcttaaatccttatcctacttcttcttcctcccctttcttcttctccgttctcttttctccttccttttctctctcctctttactcttttcaccaaccacccgaatgacataaatgagaaaatggaaactcataaatgctatttatactttctaaaataactaagtaatcacatgggtgggtcactcaggtgggtggatgcccccacctgtgaccgccacctgagggtcaaaacttgaccaacaagtgggattttgacagaattcgaccctcgacacgaatctcactcttggcataagatgtaatatacgtatgtgcCTTAAGATATGGCTATATACATGCCTTATCCGTACATGgctttatgatacgtgcatgtacacggcttgggtacacccgtctcctctggcattggctcggacttgtctggccagccggtgtttaaggtcacccttgccatcatggtccataaggaacccgccttaactctctccggttctggtcttgtatggttaaaccgggtcaactatgtaatcagaccgggtttaagaagtaggatATTACATATTTGGTATTCAAAGATTTTAGGAATCTAAGCTTGCATCATCTATTATTTGTTTAATAAGTGTTGGTCCAAATAAAGTTCACCTAGTGgtgaatataaataaaataaaaaggccGGGGGGCAAATGGTTGTAGGTCAAATTCTCATTTCATCTGATAATAACAATTGTAAAACTAAACAAATTTTCGGTTCGAATCTTGTTGGGACTTTATTTGGAGCCTTTTTTCGAAGGTTTAGTGGATAGTCTACAGCGCTCAAAGAATCATCTTACACGTTCCAGTAAACTCATCTACACGGTGGCCCCTGTGAGTTTCAATCTGCAGATTTCTTCTCATGCAACCTTCGATCCTTCATTGGCCCATCTCATTCTCATGTTTACCCGCCAACGAGATTTCAAAAGCATCCTTACAATAGCAAAACAACGGTCGACAAATTTGAAAAGTCAGCGTTCGTATCGAAATGCACACCACTTGTTCAACAGAAATCCCCGTCCAAACGTTGGCTTTAACAACCATGCTATGTTTGCATGTTTCAGCAGAAACCGGCCTCTTGAAGCTCTCAAAATTTTCGGGGAACAGCTGCAATTGGGTCTCATTGGCACCATTAATGAAGTTACATTAGCTCTTGCTCTCAAGGCTTGTCGTGGTGACACTAAACCAGGCTCCCAAATCCATGGCTTTGCGATTTCTTCTGGGCTGGATTCGTTCCTTACCGTCTCGAATTCTCTAATGAACATGTACTGCAAATCTGGACAATTTGATCAAGCGTTTGTAATCTTCCAGAACTTACATGATACTGACGTTGTTTCTTGGAATACCATCCTTTCCGGCTTCCATCAAAGCCAAGATGCAATAAGATTTGCTCTTCAAATGCATCTAAGTGGGGTCTTCTTTGATGCTGTGACTTATACCACCGTTCTTGCCTTTTGTTCAGACATTCAGGAGTGCCTTCTGGGATCTCAGTTTCATTCTCACATTTTGAAATCTGGGTTTTGCTCTGAAATTTTTGTAGGAAATGCTCTTATAACTATGTATTCGAGACCGGGCAATCTAGAGGAAGCTAAGAGAATATTTGATGAAATGCCTGAGAGAGACTTAGTTTCTTGGAATGCTTTACTCTCAGGGTATACCCAGGGAGTTAATTACGGTATAGAAGCGATCAGTGTCTTCACTAAAATGGTGAAAGGAGGGATGGAGCTTGACCATGTTTCGTTTGCTAGCGTTGTTTCGGCCTGTGGCCATGAAAGAAGCTTAGAGGTTGGGAGACAAATACATGGCTTGATTATAAGAACTGGATATGGGACTGATGTTTCAGTTTGTAATGTTTTGATCTCTATGTATGCAAAATGTGAGATACCAGAGGATGCAAAAATAGTGTTTGAGGAGATGATCGAAAGAAATGTGGTATCTTGGACGACTATTGTTTCTGTAAGCGAAAAGGATGCTTTCTCACTCTTTAACATGATGAGACAAGACGAAGTTTATCCAAATGATGTCACTTTCGTTGGTTTAATACATGTTGTATCAACGAATAACTTGGCTAAAGAAGGGGAAATGATT
This genomic stretch from Macadamia integrifolia cultivar HAES 741 chromosome 2, SCU_Mint_v3, whole genome shotgun sequence harbors:
- the LOC122072033 gene encoding pentatricopeptide repeat-containing protein At4g32430, mitochondrial gives rise to the protein MFTRQRDFKSILTIAKQRSTNLKSQRSYRNAHHLFNRNPRPNVGFNNHAMFACFSRNRPLEALKIFGEQLQLGLIGTINEVTLALALKACRGDTKPGSQIHGFAISSGLDSFLTVSNSLMNMYCKSGQFDQAFVIFQNLHDTDVVSWNTILSGFHQSQDAIRFALQMHLSGVFFDAVTYTTVLAFCSDIQECLLGSQFHSHILKSGFCSEIFVGNALITMYSRPGNLEEAKRIFDEMPERDLVSWNALLSGYTQGVNYGIEAISVFTKMVKGGMELDHVSFASVVSACGHERSLEVGRQIHGLIIRTGYGTDVSVCNVLISMYAKCEIPEDAKIVFEEMIERNVVSWTTIVSVSEKDAFSLFNMMRQDEVYPNDVTFVGLIHVVSTNNLAKEGEMIHGFCIKTGFLSELNVSNSFITMYSKFESMEESKRVFDEQTYREIISWNALISGYAQNRMYVEAFQTYLLAIQESHPNQFTFGSVLSAIGAAEPLSLRHGQRCHSSIIKLGLNTDPIVSGALLDMYAKRGNINESQRVFNEAPERSNVAWTAIISAHACHGDYKSVMSLFKQMERERVPPDSITFLSVLTACSRSGMVETGCRVFQSMIKDHSIEPSPEHYSCVVDMLGRAGRLEEAEEFVNQMPIKPGLSVWQSLLGACRIHGNVEMGKRAAEALVEMEPMESGSYVLICNLYAEKGEWDKVAKIRKGMRQRGVKKEVGFSWVDVGDGSMRMHGFSSGDKSHPQVEEICKMAECIGLEMRFLEKQRLKESDKKGES